AGGCGGTTTTCCGTGGGATGTACCTATTTTATTAGCAATTCACTCAACCGCTCAACCTCAATTAGATGTTTTTGCCTCAACGCTAACTAAATTGGGGGTTTTCTGGGGGGTGTTTCCTGTTGCTAGTGTAATTTCGCTTAATCTGTTTATTCAACGACAATGGCGTAAATTTGCGTACTTAATCACTACCCTACTGGGAAGCATCATCATTAATCGCACAGCAAAAGTACTACTACATCGAGTGCGCCCTCATCTCTGGGAGTCACCATCTCCAGAGTTTGACTATGGATTTCCTAGTGGTCATGCTATGTCAAGTATGACCTTAGTAGCTGCCTTGTTAATTCTCACACGGGGCAGTCGCTGGTTTTGGCTAGTTTTAATTGTCGGAAGTTTGTTTGTCTTGGCTATTGGGTGGACGCGCCTGTATTTAGGAGTTCATTATCCCAGCGACATTTTAGCAGGTTGGACAGCCTCAATTGCCTGGGCAACTGGAGTCAGTATGCTTCTTAAACCACATCGGAGTAAAAGGACTTCACTTGAGCGGGAGGTTTAAAACTTACAGCAGGAGTTAGGAGTACAGACGCGATTATACTCTTACGAGAAGCCGCACTCCCTGCGTCTACACGTCTGTACAAGAGTCAGGAGTCAGAAGTAAAAATTTAGCAGATCAGCCACAGATGGATGCTACTTGTATCTTATTAGGGTTTAAGGCTTTAGTCTTATCTTGACTTTTTGCGCGATCGCCTTAATATTAATGGGGTAGATTTGTTCTCTGTCGAATACGTTTTTTCTAACTAAGTATTATAATTATTAATAGCTAATGATTTTATTTTTTGAAAGTCCCTAAACCTTGGTATTAGTAGTGGTGAATCTATAAGTATCAGATTCATCTTTATAGGCAGATATAGGACTCATATTTGATTGTTGAAAAAACTCAGTACACTTTTATTCCTTTTTACCTGTTCCCCATTCCCTCTTGAATTGGTTGATTCACGTCTAATCAACTACCTTTGATGCTAGTAATAGCGGAGACTATGCTAAAGCTAGGCGATCGCTTCTGTTGTTGTCTCCGCTGATGAGCTTTTGTCAAGAAATGTCATAGTCTTACCAATCACATAACCAAAAGCGCACAAAGCTCAAGTTGCAAAATACTTATTTTGTACTATTCGGTTTCACTAATAGCTCTACTTACATCCGTTGGGGTTTCATATTGGTCTTCTGGTAAAGATTCTAATGCTGATATGGCATTTTCATCAGCACCATGTTGTTGAGCATGAACTATGAGTTCTTGCTTACTAGCTGGATAGTCTATTCCTTTCAAGTGTTTCTGTAATTGCACTGGGTTAATTCTAGCCATGACCCTTCTCCCGCGAAGCTTGAAACAATAGTTACAAGACTAAGTAACTTAATTTCTTTAAACTTCTTCTCTAAGTTATATCTAAATATGAAGTAAATTAGTTTTGATAAATACAAAAATGTATCTCGTAAACTATCAAAGTATAAAATTGCTATTTTTTTTAATGTTTTATACCTTGACTAATAAGAAATATATGTATAACTTTTTCCACAACAGTCCAACATAAGCATGTGTTTGATTAGTGGGCAAAACGTAGAAACACGGTGCAGGTGGAAAATACAGTAGAAAATCATTACTACTATAGTATGCTGTGCTGAACTAAATATCGAAGGTTACTCAATATTTTGAGGAGAAAAATACCGCAGTACAGAGTATCTAAATATACTTCAGCGGTGGACTTTGAATACTTTAGGTTATATTCGCGCTAACCCCAAAGCCGGGTACAGCATGGATTTTTCTAAAACTTCAGTAACTATATTATTAATGTCTGTTGGAGTAATGATCACATGGCTGAGCGATATTCCAGATATTTATAACCGGGAAGGGCTTTTGGAAGAATGCGAAGATACACTTGCTTCAGGTACTGGTTGGTTTAGTAGCAACAGCTCCTGGATTACTATCTATTATCAAATCCGAACCAGATTGAGGAACATTAAACAGTGACAATTTATTATTAACTGTTCCTGATAAATAAGTGTCACCCGCTATTTCACCTCCTAAATCTATCTCTCCAAAAATTTCTTGTGTAACTGTATTAAAGTTGAATTTGAATAAATTACTATTTGAAACACCATTTACAACATTATTGTAAGTCGCACTCAAATTATTATGACTATCAAAAAAAGAGATGTTAAACGATTTTAAAACATTTGTAGCTCCTTTTCCATTCTCTGAAAAACTTTGAGGGGCTGTACTTTCATCATAACTAAACGAACCTTTAGCTGAATAACTACCATTACCATTCCAGTTAAAGTCAAATGTAATAGCTTGACAGGGAAGTATTTGTGCCAGCATAAATGTTAAAACTGTGGCTATTATCAGAACAAAATTTGAAAAAATTTTTTTCATTGTTTTAACTTTCTCTTGAGTACAACAAACTAAACTGCTTTATTCTATAAGGCTTTATTGTATGCATCTTAATGAGAGAAACAGCAATGGTAAAAGAACGGCTTAGATTGATGTAAGTTCTACTCCTAAAAAATAGAAATTAAAAAGCGCCCTCCTGTTATAGAGAGCGCTTTCATTTAGTAGAGACGCTGTTACAGCGGGTCTCAAACTGTATTAACCGTTAATAGCAGGAGCAGTTAGGGCTACAGGAGCATCTTCAGCAGAAGCCAAATCCAGAGGGAAGTTGTGAGCGTTACGCTCGTGCATGACTTCCATACCCAGGTTGGCGCGGTTGATAATGTCTGCCCAAGTGTTGATTACACGACCTTGTGAGTCAATAATCGACTGGTTGAAGTTGAAACCGTTGAGGTTGAAAGCCATTGTGCTGACACCCAAAGCGGTGAACCAGATGCCGATTACTGGCCATGCTGCCAAGAAGAAGTGCAAGGAACGGCTGTTGTTGAATGAAGCGTATTGGAAGATGAGACGACCGAAGTAGCCGTGGGCTGCAACGATGTTGTAGGTTTCTTCTTCTTGTCCAAACTTGTAACCGTAGTTCTGTGATTCTGATTCGGTTGTTTCACGAACTAAGGAAGAGGTTACCAAAGAACCGTGCATTGCACTGAATAAACTTCCGCCGAATACACCTGCTACACCTAACTGGTGGAAGGGGTGCATGAGGATGTTGTGTTCCGCTTGGAAGACAATCATGAAGTTGAAGGTTCCGGAGATACCCAAGGGCATACCGTCTGAGAAGGAACCTTGTCCGATTGGGTATACGAGGAATACTGCGGTTGCTGCTGCAACTGGTGCAGAATATGCAATTGCAATCCAAGGACGCATTCCTAAGCGGTAGGATAGTTCCCACTCACGTCCCATGTAGCAGAATACGCCAATCAAGAAGTGGAACACTACCAATTGGTAAGGGCCACCGTTGTACAACCATTCGTCTAAGGATGCTGCTTCCCAAATTGGGTAGAAGTGCAAGCCGATGGCGTTGGAGGAAGGCACAACTGCACCGGAGATGATGTTGTTGCCATAAATCAAGGAACCTGCTACTGGTTCGCGGATGCCGTCGATGTCTACTGGAGGTGCAGCGATGAAGGCGATGATGAAGCAGGTGGTTGCAGCTAGCAAGGTGGGAATCATCAGTACGCCGAACCAACCGATGTATAGGCGGTTGTTGGTGCTGGTGATCCAGTTGCAGAACCGCTCCCACACGTTGGCGCTTTCGCGTCTTTGTAAGGTTGCTGTCATGGTTTTATGATTGCGGTTAGTTATGTATGTATTTAGGCGGTTTGTTTTTGCCTATGTGAGTACTTTACATTGCTTTACATTTTTTCAGCAAGTTTTTAACTTTTGTAAAGCTGATAACTAGTATCAGCTTTACTTATTTAAGAGTCAAAATTGCTACGCTTCGCATTTTACTAAGGTGTTTCCTGCAAGTAGACATTCTTAGTTACTCTGTAACGAGGAAAGTAACCGTACAGAGTGCAGCGCTCAATTCCAAACCTGAAAATCTTGTTATCTACATTAATAGGTACTACTTAGCGATGCCATTCGCCTCAACTTTGGCAACCAAAGCACGGCGCTATATCCTCAGCAATACTAAAAGTCTTATCTCACGGAAGAATTTATTTTTAACTTAGAAAACGAGGCAATGCTGCTAGTGGGTTCCTCATTAGGGTTGCAATCATGTGGAAAAACAAAAAGTTCTTTCCCGAATCGCAGTGCTAATCGGTGAAGCGCGATCGCTTCTCCCAATGTATAAAATATAATTGGAATCCATCTGCCGTTATAAAAGTAAACACTGACTCGGCTCGTCATGTACTCTTTGAGCGGGAGTGGACTTCGCCAAGGTGAGAGCATGATAAATCTTTTGAGTAAATAAGTTTTAAAAAAGCAAGTTAAACTTTCTATTAAAATTTTTACTTTTCTTAAACCTGATTAACTACCCTCTAGGGACAGATGAGTATATATACTTAAGATTTTCTTAATATTTACTTTATTTGATATGAGAACGCCACGCTGCAATCGCTTTTTATTCTGAATTAAGTACTTGTATGTTTTAAGGCGTCTGATGCATTTCGAAAAGAAATTAGGTTGTAAAAAGAACTGTCTTAATCTGAGGGAAATCAATTTACAACCGATTAGCGTCTTGTAGTCATTGGCAGTAATTATAGCTACGATGAAAAATAACTGTGTAAATTTTTGCCATTCAAGCTAAAGTAATCCTCAGTTAAATACAAGCATAATTACTTAGATGGATACGAATGAGTTAAAGTTTCTCTTAAAGCTGTTGGGATGCCCCGATTATCGCTCTAGCCTTACTGCAAGCGCTTTTAAGACTTTTAAAGGTAAAGACAAAATTTGTTTGGATTTAGGCGAGCGCGAACTAGTAGACTATTCTCGTGAGATTGCTACAGTCAAAATTTTACCGCCAGGTGATGCCCTACTGAAAGATCCAGGTGAAATACCTATCACAGACAAAGAACTGAAGGTACTGGAGAAGATCAGTAAAGCTTCAAGCAAAATCACCCCCAGCAAAATTACCTCGCTGAAAGCTGCTGAACGAGATGCGATATTGAAAGCGTTGAGTGATAGGGGATTAATTGAAGCTGAAATCAAAAAGGCAAAGAGTAAAGCTGAGATTTGGCTGACTGAACGAGGAATTGAATATTTGCGGGATGATTACAGTCCCAACAAAGGCTCTAATCCTGTCATTAGCTTGGAACTACTGAACAATTACCTACGGTTTTTACGGAAAACTCTGCGGGTGAAGCCAGAGCAAGTATTTAGTTCACTACTTATTAGTGAACATTTATCTTCTGAAACAACTACCAATATCAGTGATAAAGAAATTTTACAAATTATAGAGAAATTATACAGAGATTTGGGTACAGAGAATTATTTACCAATTTTCCATCTACGGCAAAAGTTAGAACCACAATTATCACGGGATCAATTAGATCAGGTGCTGTATCGTCTTGAAGAGGCTAACCAAATTGAGCTAAGTACATTGGCAGAGCCACGCGATTATACTCCTGAACAAGTTGACGCTGGAATTTCACAAATAAGCGGTGGCTGCTTGTTCTTCATCACAGTGAATTAGCGGTGTATACCCAAGTTATAAGCAGGTCAACTTTCAATAAAACAGATATATCAATATGTCAACAATTGATGAACTTATTAAACAATCACTTAACCCATTTGATAACTTTGCAGCAGGTAATTTTTGGGAAGAGCAGGAGCCATTTCCTACTGTTGACTCTATTCATCAAGAGGCACTAACTCAAATCCAAAGTGTTTTGGATCAGATTGGTCAAGACCATCAAACCCGTACCATGATTCTCTATGGCGATGCTGGAGTGGGCAAAACTCATTTTATGGGTCGGCTAAAACAAAAGCTAAATAATGAAGCTTTCTTCGTATACATAGAGCCGTTTCCTCAAAGTGACCATATCTGGAGGCACATTTTACGCCACACCGTTGATAGCTTGGTTAATGCTCCAGCAGGACAAGCAGATTCCCAATTAATTCTTTGGCTCAAAAGCTTTCTATCTACTATTCGTCACGACTTACAAAGTGAACAACAAGGTTTGGTTGACAGAATAAAAGGTTTTTTTGGAAAAACGAAAATAGATGCTAATGCTGATCGCAAATTATTTATTGACATCCTCAAAAAAACCATAGGTACTAAGGGAATTTACAATGCTAATGAGTTTTTTGGTGTCCTTTATGACCTAACTAATCCAGACTTAAACTCTCTAGCCTGTGAATGGTTAAAAGGGGATGGTCTAGATGAAGAAAGCCTGAAAAAGTTACAAATTAATAAATCTATTGATAATGAAGATACGGCACGAGGTATTTTAGGCAATTTTAGCAAAATTTCTGGTAAAACTCAGCCCATTGTTTTGTGTTTTGATCAACTAGATAACATTGCTCGTTTGTCAGATGGCTCTATTGACCTACAAGCTTTATTCAATGTCAACTCTACGATTTATAACGGTAAGTGGCAAGGTTTCCTGATTATCATCAGCGTCAGAACTAGTACCTGGAATGAAAATTACAAGCGAATCCAACCTGCTGATTTGGATAGGGCTAGTGTAAAAGTACCTCTCAAACGCATCACTTTAGACGAAGCCGAAGCTCTTTTAGCTTCTAGACTTTATCAGTTGCACCATCAAGCTTACTCTCTACCTAATTCTCCAATTTACCCCCTGAATACAGAGGTGCTAGGGAAAGCATTCCCCGGTCGTAAAGCCTCACCTCGTCTGGTGCTAACGTTAGGTAAACAACTATTCCAAGAATATAAAGAATGGCTATTCAAGAATAAACAACCTCCAAAGCCAAAATGGTTAGATGGTGAAATGCCACCACCTCCATCACCTCCACCAGATAAAATAAAAGCAGAATTAGAATTATTTTGGCAGCAGGAATATAAAAAAGTTCAGGGCAAAATAACCAAAATAACCTTATTAGCTGCACCTGATTTAATTCGGATGTTACAAGAAGCTTTAGAGGCATTGCAAGTACAGGCTATTAAGCCTAAACTCTTAAGTGGGAAGTATGCCAGCTATTCCTTAATTTATCAACAGCTTGATAATAAAGAAAGGATTGGAGTAGTCTGGACAGAAGAGCCAGGGATGAAACCATTTTATGATGTAATGAATGCTTGTCAGAGAGTGGTTTCTAATAATCTA
This region of Nostoc sp. UHCC 0302 genomic DNA includes:
- a CDS encoding phosphatase PAP2 family protein, whose amino-acid sequence is MHFITAHRTSLLLLLIGVFLPLKVFGELAEEIWENEGGFPWDVPILLAIHSTAQPQLDVFASTLTKLGVFWGVFPVASVISLNLFIQRQWRKFAYLITTLLGSIIINRTAKVLLHRVRPHLWESPSPEFDYGFPSGHAMSSMTLVAALLILTRGSRWFWLVLIVGSLFVLAIGWTRLYLGVHYPSDILAGWTASIAWATGVSMLLKPHRSKRTSLEREV
- a CDS encoding DUF2795 domain-containing protein; the protein is MARINPVQLQKHLKGIDYPASKQELIVHAQQHGADENAISALESLPEDQYETPTDVSRAISETE
- the psbA gene encoding photosystem II q(b) protein, with the protein product MTATLQRRESANVWERFCNWITSTNNRLYIGWFGVLMIPTLLAATTCFIIAFIAAPPVDIDGIREPVAGSLIYGNNIISGAVVPSSNAIGLHFYPIWEAASLDEWLYNGGPYQLVVFHFLIGVFCYMGREWELSYRLGMRPWIAIAYSAPVAAATAVFLVYPIGQGSFSDGMPLGISGTFNFMIVFQAEHNILMHPFHQLGVAGVFGGSLFSAMHGSLVTSSLVRETTESESQNYGYKFGQEEETYNIVAAHGYFGRLIFQYASFNNSRSLHFFLAAWPVIGIWFTALGVSTMAFNLNGFNFNQSIIDSQGRVINTWADIINRANLGMEVMHERNAHNFPLDLASAEDAPVALTAPAING
- a CDS encoding transcription factor RcaD encodes the protein MDTNELKFLLKLLGCPDYRSSLTASAFKTFKGKDKICLDLGERELVDYSREIATVKILPPGDALLKDPGEIPITDKELKVLEKISKASSKITPSKITSLKAAERDAILKALSDRGLIEAEIKKAKSKAEIWLTERGIEYLRDDYSPNKGSNPVISLELLNNYLRFLRKTLRVKPEQVFSSLLISEHLSSETTTNISDKEILQIIEKLYRDLGTENYLPIFHLRQKLEPQLSRDQLDQVLYRLEEANQIELSTLAEPRDYTPEQVDAGISQISGGCLFFITVN
- a CDS encoding AAA family ATPase, whose product is MSTIDELIKQSLNPFDNFAAGNFWEEQEPFPTVDSIHQEALTQIQSVLDQIGQDHQTRTMILYGDAGVGKTHFMGRLKQKLNNEAFFVYIEPFPQSDHIWRHILRHTVDSLVNAPAGQADSQLILWLKSFLSTIRHDLQSEQQGLVDRIKGFFGKTKIDANADRKLFIDILKKTIGTKGIYNANEFFGVLYDLTNPDLNSLACEWLKGDGLDEESLKKLQINKSIDNEDTARGILGNFSKISGKTQPIVLCFDQLDNIARLSDGSIDLQALFNVNSTIYNGKWQGFLIIISVRTSTWNENYKRIQPADLDRASVKVPLKRITLDEAEALLASRLYQLHHQAYSLPNSPIYPLNTEVLGKAFPGRKASPRLVLTLGKQLFQEYKEWLFKNKQPPKPKWLDGEMPPPPSPPPDKIKAELELFWQQEYKKVQGKITKITLLAAPDLIRMLQEALEALQVQAIKPKLLSGKYASYSLIYQQLDNKERIGVVWTEEPGMKPFYDVMNACQRVVSNNLCNSLQLIRLAGVGQPNLAGNQIYRQIFTYTNHYHIKPNVASVHYLATYHSLVNSALAHELVLAGQTITLQKLQYLISESEILHKCTLLQDLGIVPRKNSVENNGNGNGKQDLRPVKDFLLNLVITQGYMGVPTLIKEAGSQFPSVKETDTQNLIDLLCQEKNVKIINPKAKLQDQLICLVTKK